In the Populus trichocarpa isolate Nisqually-1 chromosome 1, P.trichocarpa_v4.1, whole genome shotgun sequence genome, one interval contains:
- the LOC7485748 gene encoding sulfite reductase [ferredoxin], chloroplastic: protein MAAAASLGAANTAVLKEVKIEIGSFDGLRSWNPVGLSRRRVNFYPVSSSTSRPNSLIKAVSTPVKPETETKRSKVEIIKEHSNFIRYPLNEELLTDAPNINESAIQLIKFHGSYQQYNREERGGRSYSFMLRTKNPCGKVPNKLYLTMDDLADQFGIGTLRLTTRQTFQLHGVLKKNLKTVMSSIVHSMGSTLGACGDLNRNVLAPAAPFARKDYQFAQQTADNIAALLTPQSGFYYDMWVDGEKIMSAEPPEVVKARNDNSHGTNFPDSPEPIYGTQFLPRKFKIAVTVPTDNSVDVLTNDIGVVVVTDADGEPQGFNLYVGGGMGRTHRLETTFPRLAEPLGYVPKEDILYAVKAIVVTQRENGRRDDRKYSRMKYLISSWGIEKFRSVVEQYYGRKFEPSRELPEWEFKSYLGWHEQGDGGLFCGLHVDSGRVGGKMKATLREIIEKYNLDVRLTPNQNIILCGIRKAWKHPITTALAQAGLLQPKYVDPLNLTAMACPAFPLCPLAITEAERGMPDILKRVRAVFEKVGLKYNESVVIRATGCPNGCARPYMAELGFVGDGPNSYQIWLGGTPNQTSIARTFMNKVKIHDLEKVLEPLFYYWKRKRQSKESFGDFTNRVGFEMLQEWVDKWDGVVATRPTYNLRLFTDKDTYEKMDELAKLQNKTAHQLAMEVIRNYAATQQNEKGE from the exons atGGCGGCGGCTGCTTCGCTTGGTGCAGCTAATACTGCAGTGTTGAAGGAGGTGAAGATTGAGATAGGGAGTTTTGATGGACTGAGGAGTTGGAATCCAGTTGGTTTGAGTAGGAGACGTGTCAATTTTTATCCAGTTTCGTCCTCAACTTCCAGACCTAATTCGCTTATTAAAGCTGTCTCTACG CCAGTAAAGCCGGAAACAGAGACGAAGCGTAGTAAGGTTGAAATTATTAAAGAACACAGCAATTTTATCAGGTACCCTCTTAATGAGGAGTTGCTCACTGATGCCCCAAACATTAACGAGTCTGCTATACAACTAATCAAGTTCCATGGGAGTTACCAGCAGTATAACAGAGAAGAACGAGGGGGGAGATCCTACTCCTTTATGCTTCGTACAAAGAACCCATGCGGGAAAGTCCCCAACAAGTTGTACTTGACCATGGATGATCTTGCTGATCAGTTTGGAATTGGAACTCTCCGATTGACAACCAGACAAACATTTCAGCTCCATGGTGTTCTAAAGAAGAACCTCAAGACTGTGATGAGCAGCATTGTACATAGCATGGGTTCAACTCTTGGTGCATGTGGTGATCTGAACAGGAATGTTTTGGCCCCTGCTGCTCCATTTGCGAGAAAAGATTACCAATTTGCACAGCAAACGGCTGATAACATTGCTGCGCTTCTAACTCCCCAGTCTGGTTTCTACTATGATATGTGGGTGGATGGAGAGAAAATCATGTCAGCAGAACCTCCAGAGGTAGTGAAGGCCCGCAATGACAATTCTCATGGAACAAACTTCCCTGATTCACCGGAGCCCATCTATGGAACTCAATTCTTGCCTAGGAAGTTTAAAATTGCTGTCACTGTGCCAACAGATAACTCTGTGGATGTTCTCACAAATGACATTGGTGTGGTTGTGGTTACCGATGCTGATGGCGAACCTCAGGGGTTTAACTTATAT GTTGGTGGTGGTATGGGAAGAACTCATAGACTAGAGACCACTTTTCCTCGGTTGGCAGAACCATTGGGTTATGTACCAAAGGAGGACATTTTATATGCAGTTAAAGCTATTGTTGTAACTCAACGAGAAAATGGGAGGAGAGATGATCGTAAATACAGCAGGATGAAATATTTGATAAGCTCCTGGGGAATTGAGAAGTTTAGAAGTGTTGTGGAGCAATACTATGGGAGGAAATTTGAGCCTTCCCGTGAATTGCCGGAGTGGGAGTTTAAAAGTTACCTGGGATGGCATGAGCAG GGTGATGGCGGGTTGTTTTGTGGGCTCCATGTTGACAGTGGTCGTGTTGGGGGTAAAATGAAGGCGACGCTAAGGGAAATAATAGAGAAGTACAATTTGGATGTACGTCTCACACCAAACCAGAACATCATCTTGTGTGGTATTCGCAAAGCATGGAAGCACCCCATCACCACAGCTCTTGCACAGGCTGGTTTGCTG CAACCCAAGTATGTGGACCCCCTCAATTTGACTGCAATGGCTTGTCCAGCCTTTCCACTTTGCCCATTGGCAATCACTGAAGCTGAACGGGGAATGCCTGACATCCTCAAGCGTGTTAGAGCTGTATTTGAGAAG GTTGGTCTTAAATACAATGAATCTGTGGTAATAAGGGCAACTGGCTGTCCCAATGGCTGTGCCAGACCATACATGGCTGAACTTGGATTTGTTGGTGATGGTCCTAATAGCTACCAG ATTTGGCTTGGGGGAACGCCCAATCAAACTTCAATAGCAAGAACTTTCATGAATAAGGTTAAGATTCATGACCTTGAAAAGGTTTTGGAACCTCTGTTTTattattggaaacggaaaagACAATCCAAAGAATCATTTGGTGACTTCACAAACCGTGTG GGATTTGAGATGCTTCAAGAGTGGGTTGAT